The following proteins are encoded in a genomic region of Rhodoferax aquaticus:
- a CDS encoding PBECR2 nuclease fold domain-containing protein yields the protein MSDATDFAALNKLAPAQAVDFLQRRKMLTVTHSWQDLWHEEHAQQFTISRLTRVDLLATIQKMITKSVQGDLSRRDYMRNAKAALSEAGWWGEKTVIDPATGREVITRFDAARLKLIYDTNTRQAYAAGLWERAERNKAAMPYLRYITQRDARVRELHRQWDNVTLPVDHPFWNTHWPPCGYRCRCRAMSVSQREYDQGKTPDGSPMKKTAPEVLTRDWVNKRTGEVSAVPVGITPGFDYNVGQASTRAAALQKLVTDKLSTQEGNLALTAEALGMQAPKNAQVVADVPDWKSLGYPDLRLAKNVAVAPELLPGVQTNAEAVVILRDALGIPEGGAVVVTTPIEAVTILDSTLLHVVEKRRDQRERFANFVLPTLQSPSEIWEVAYDDATLRRRYLKVFSGSKYDLFVMVKVEPDGGIFWNMMQRDRKGLNALRVGERVYVDPAL from the coding sequence ATGTCTGACGCCACCGACTTTGCCGCGCTGAACAAGCTGGCGCCTGCGCAGGCGGTTGACTTTTTGCAGCGCCGCAAGATGTTGACCGTGACGCATTCTTGGCAGGACTTGTGGCATGAAGAGCATGCCCAGCAGTTCACCATCAGCCGCCTGACACGTGTCGATCTGCTTGCGACCATCCAGAAGATGATCACCAAGAGTGTGCAGGGTGACTTGAGCCGGCGTGACTATATGCGCAACGCCAAGGCGGCTTTATCTGAGGCGGGCTGGTGGGGTGAGAAGACGGTGATTGACCCCGCCACTGGCCGGGAAGTGATTACCCGGTTTGACGCAGCGCGGTTGAAGTTAATTTATGACACCAACACCCGCCAGGCGTATGCGGCGGGTCTGTGGGAGCGTGCCGAGCGCAATAAGGCCGCAATGCCTTACCTGCGCTATATCACCCAGCGCGATGCGCGCGTGCGCGAGTTACACCGGCAGTGGGACAACGTGACATTGCCTGTAGACCATCCGTTTTGGAATACGCACTGGCCGCCTTGTGGCTACCGGTGTCGGTGCCGGGCGATGTCGGTCAGCCAGCGGGAATACGACCAAGGGAAAACGCCAGACGGCAGTCCGATGAAGAAGACCGCGCCCGAGGTGCTGACACGCGACTGGGTGAACAAACGCACGGGCGAGGTCAGCGCGGTGCCGGTAGGCATTACCCCAGGCTTTGATTACAACGTAGGTCAGGCCAGCACCAGGGCAGCGGCACTGCAGAAGTTGGTGACGGACAAGCTGTCAACCCAGGAGGGAAATCTGGCTTTGACGGCAGAAGCCCTGGGCATGCAGGCACCCAAGAACGCGCAGGTGGTAGCGGACGTGCCAGATTGGAAGTCTTTGGGCTACCCAGACTTGCGGCTTGCCAAGAATGTGGCAGTGGCACCAGAGCTATTGCCTGGTGTGCAGACGAACGCGGAGGCGGTGGTGATATTGCGCGACGCACTGGGCATACCTGAAGGCGGCGCGGTGGTAGTAACCACGCCCATTGAGGCTGTCACTATCCTGGATAGCACCTTGCTGCATGTGGTGGAAAAACGGCGCGATCAGCGTGAGCGGTTTGCCAACTTCGTTTTGCCCACGTTGCAGTCACCGTCTGAAATATGGGAAGTGGCCTATGACGACGCCACGCTTCGCAGGCGCTATCTCAAGGTGTTTAGCGGCTCAAAGTATG